The following coding sequences are from one Pongo abelii isolate AG06213 chromosome 3, NHGRI_mPonAbe1-v2.0_pri, whole genome shotgun sequence window:
- the ANAPC10 gene encoding anaphase-promoting complex subunit 10 isoform X10, giving the protein MTTPNKTPPGADPKQLERTGTVREIGSQAVWSLSSCKPGFGVDQLRDDNLETYWQSDGSQPHLVNIQFRRKTTVKTLCIYADYKSDESYTPSKISVRVGNNFHNLQEIRTYRKTQRIVQ; this is encoded by the exons atgactacACCAAACAAGACACCTCCTGGTGCTGACCCCAAGCAGTTGGAAAGGACTGGAACAGTACGGGAAATTGGGTCACAAGCTGTTTGGTCACTCTCATCTTGCAAAccag GATTTGGAGTGGATCAGTTACGAGATGACAATCTAGAAACTTATTGGCAATCAGATGGTTCCCAGCCTCATTTAGTGAACATCCAATTCAG aagaaaaacaacagtGAAGACATTATGTATTTATGCAGACTACAAATCTGATGAAAGCTATACTCCAAGCAAGATCTCAGTCAGAGTAGGAAATAATTTTCACAACCTTCAAGAAATTCGG ACATACAGAAAAACTCAAAGAATTGTACAGTGA
- the ANAPC10 gene encoding anaphase-promoting complex subunit 10 isoform X8: MGGVKETNILKMTTPNKTPPGADPKQLERTGTVREIGSQAVWSLSSCKPGFGVDQLRDDNLETYWQSDGSQPHLVNIQFRRKTTVKTLCIYADYKSDESYTPSKISVRVGNNFHNLQEIRTYRKTQRIVQ, translated from the exons ATGGGAGGTGTCAAGGAAACG aatattttaaaaatgactacACCAAACAAGACACCTCCTGGTGCTGACCCCAAGCAGTTGGAAAGGACTGGAACAGTACGGGAAATTGGGTCACAAGCTGTTTGGTCACTCTCATCTTGCAAAccag GATTTGGAGTGGATCAGTTACGAGATGACAATCTAGAAACTTATTGGCAATCAGATGGTTCCCAGCCTCATTTAGTGAACATCCAATTCAG aagaaaaacaacagtGAAGACATTATGTATTTATGCAGACTACAAATCTGATGAAAGCTATACTCCAAGCAAGATCTCAGTCAGAGTAGGAAATAATTTTCACAACCTTCAAGAAATTCGG ACATACAGAAAAACTCAAAGAATTGTACAGTGA